One stretch of Amycolatopsis sp. NBC_00345 DNA includes these proteins:
- a CDS encoding acyltransferase family protein translates to MSGTTAVTAERPGRSAPPVAQPRFRPELQGVRALASLLVVVYHVWLDRISGGVDVFFLVSGFLITGQLYRASLRGRVELRPMWGRMIKRLFPAAMTVLLTVTVASALLLPEDRWFQTIREVFASALFYENWQLAADSVDYFAQHNSASVVQHFWSLSIQGQFYLLWPVVFVALGLAVRRFGWPLRRTVNVMLVTLFAASLAYSVHLTAADQPLAYFHGLTRVWEFALGGLMAMFLDAVTLPRRLRIVLGWAGVAGLVLCGIVLRVDTVFPGFIALWPTLSAGLVLVAGQTGSGFGADRWLSSKPLGYLGNISFSLYLWHWPVLVFYLIVRGRDAVGPLGGAVVLGVSFGLSILTYHFVENPIRLSKIGSVKRWGAYRFGLLALAPVLVAAGVWGGYTTAEANYSIALGDADHPGAVAHSPGFVYRGSPSPSVVPPTLKLPEDWAGIPEDQCTTSPRDDELKVCTQDPAGRPAKRVVLVGDSHMQQYLAAFLPLVQSKGWQVTSMLKGACPFSATADLMPGDQPCLDWNKAAAAEIVAMRPDAVVTLGSLNVGAGITETTPQGFLDRWSRLDRAGIPVVALRDNPRFGFDMAACVAERTPSDPGCSRDRDDVLPPVAPYATVPNVPGNVSFLDFTDYFCEADTCPAVVGNVLVYMDDNHVTATFLTTLSPIMDKQMSAALNW, encoded by the coding sequence ATGTCCGGGACCACGGCGGTGACAGCCGAACGGCCCGGGCGGTCCGCACCGCCGGTCGCGCAGCCGAGGTTCCGGCCCGAGCTGCAGGGCGTCCGCGCGCTCGCCTCGCTGCTGGTGGTGGTCTACCACGTCTGGCTGGACCGGATCTCCGGCGGCGTCGACGTCTTCTTCCTGGTCTCCGGCTTCCTGATCACCGGGCAGCTCTACCGCGCGTCGCTGCGGGGGCGGGTCGAGCTGCGGCCGATGTGGGGCCGGATGATCAAACGGCTCTTCCCGGCCGCGATGACCGTGCTGCTCACCGTGACCGTGGCCTCGGCGCTGCTGCTGCCCGAGGACCGCTGGTTCCAGACCATCCGCGAGGTCTTCGCCTCCGCGCTGTTCTACGAGAACTGGCAGCTCGCCGCCGACTCGGTCGACTACTTCGCCCAGCACAACAGCGCGAGCGTCGTCCAGCACTTCTGGTCGCTGTCCATCCAGGGCCAGTTCTACCTGCTGTGGCCGGTGGTCTTCGTCGCGCTCGGCCTCGCCGTGCGCCGCTTCGGCTGGCCGCTGCGCCGCACCGTGAACGTCATGCTGGTGACGCTGTTCGCCGCTTCGCTGGCGTACTCGGTCCACCTCACCGCGGCCGACCAGCCGCTGGCCTACTTCCACGGCCTCACCCGCGTCTGGGAGTTCGCGCTCGGCGGCCTGATGGCGATGTTCCTCGACGCCGTCACGCTGCCGCGCCGGCTGCGCATCGTGCTCGGCTGGGCCGGCGTCGCCGGGCTCGTGCTGTGCGGCATCGTGCTGCGCGTCGACACCGTCTTCCCGGGCTTCATCGCGCTGTGGCCGACGCTGTCGGCGGGCCTGGTGCTGGTGGCCGGCCAGACCGGCAGCGGCTTCGGCGCCGACCGCTGGCTGAGCTCCAAACCGTTGGGCTACTTGGGAAACATCAGCTTTTCGCTCTACCTGTGGCACTGGCCGGTGCTGGTGTTCTACCTGATCGTGCGCGGCCGCGACGCCGTCGGCCCGCTCGGCGGCGCGGTGGTGCTCGGGGTGTCGTTCGGGCTCTCGATCCTGACCTACCACTTCGTCGAGAACCCGATCCGGCTGTCGAAGATCGGCTCCGTGAAGCGCTGGGGCGCCTACCGGTTCGGCCTCCTCGCGCTGGCCCCGGTGCTGGTCGCCGCCGGCGTCTGGGGCGGGTACACCACGGCGGAGGCCAACTACTCCATCGCGCTCGGCGACGCCGACCACCCCGGCGCCGTCGCGCACAGCCCGGGCTTCGTCTACCGCGGCTCGCCGTCGCCGTCGGTCGTGCCGCCCACGCTGAAGCTGCCCGAGGACTGGGCCGGCATCCCCGAGGACCAGTGCACGACGTCACCGCGCGACGACGAGCTGAAAGTCTGCACGCAGGACCCGGCCGGACGGCCCGCCAAGCGGGTGGTGCTGGTCGGCGACTCGCACATGCAGCAGTACCTCGCCGCGTTCCTGCCGCTGGTCCAGAGCAAGGGCTGGCAGGTCACCTCGATGCTCAAGGGCGCCTGCCCGTTCTCCGCCACCGCCGACCTGATGCCGGGCGACCAGCCCTGCCTCGACTGGAACAAGGCCGCGGCCGCCGAGATCGTGGCGATGCGCCCGGACGCCGTCGTGACGCTGGGCAGCCTGAACGTGGGCGCCGGGATCACCGAGACCACTCCGCAGGGCTTCCTCGACCGGTGGTCGAGGCTGGACCGGGCCGGCATCCCCGTGGTGGCGCTGCGCGACAACCCGCGGTTCGGCTTCGACATGGCCGCCTGCGTCGCCGAGCGGACCCCGTCCGACCCGGGCTGCAGCCGCGACCGCGACGACGTGCTGCCGCCGGTCGCGCCCTACGCCACGGTGCCGAACGTTCCGGGCAACGTGTCCTTCCTGGACTTCACGGACTACTTCTGCGAAGCGGACACCTGCCCGGCCGTGGTCGGCAACGTGCTCGTCTACATGGACGACAACCACGTCACCGCGACCTTCCTGACCACGTTGTCCCCCATCATGGACAAGCAGATGAGCGCGGCCTTGAACTGGTGA